agaatgttttaaataataatatactttaaatatgcaATAGAAGAATAATTCTATTTAGGATTTTAGTCCTTCAATTTTTCTTATCCAAATATcatttacttatatacttttttgttaaaattttaactaaaataatgatttaaatattttttgtttttaattttaggtgtATTGGTTGTATGCATTGAAAGAGCAACACGACTTGTGAAATCACAACAATCTAGTggaaaagaatatatttctgTATTTAAACTTCATAATCCAGTTGAAAGCGTTCTTGAGgttagtgtttttatttttattataacataacaataacaatgaataaattacattatttatgctttataatttagattaaaaaaacactAGAATCTTTGCGTGGAGCTCTTTTCCAGCGTCCTCCTTTAATTGCCGCTGTTAAACGTCAATTACGTATTCGTactatatatgaaaataagcTATTGGATTATGATGAGGAAGCAAATGTAGGAGTATTTTGGATTAAGTGTGAAGCTGGTACTTATGTAAGAACACTCTGTGTTCATATGGGCCTTATGTTAGGTACTGGAGGTCAAATGATCGAGCTTAGAAGAAATCGTTCTGGTAatgatttaattcaattatcagaaatgttatttttttttttttacacaagtttcaattttatttttaatatttcctaAGGTATTACAAGTGAAGAAGAAGGCCTTGCAACATTGCACGATGTTTTGGATGCACAATGGATGTTTGAGAATAATAAAGATGAATCGTATTTAAGAAGAGTAGTTAGACCACTCGAAGGCatacttacaaattacaaacgtGTGTTTGTTAAAGATAGTGCAGTAAGTGCAAATacccaaaattatttaataatttattcataatttaattttaatttattgtagatTAATGCCATATGTTATGGAGCTAAAATTATGTTGCCTGGATTATTACGATATGATGATGGCATTGAATTGAATATGGAAATTGTCATAGTTTCAACTAAAGGAGAAGCTATAGCTTTAGGTAATTGGAGttatttgatgaaattattttaaatttttaaattatttaactaaataaatttaaagtgtaAATAAAGTAACTTAATTCTTAAATACCTGTACctcatgttaatattaaatatttaaaacaaaaaattaataacatcaatagtttattttatatgaatattttttattgaggcttataaatttcaagtttaaaaatatttatttattatcttttgttGCTACCAAATAGGTGTTGCGTTGATGACAACAGCTACAATTTCAAGTTGCGATCATGGTATTATTGCCAAAATCAAAAGAGTATTAATGGATCGAGACACCTATCCTCGTAAATGGGGACTGGGACCAAtggtacaatattaatattgatattataatgatcaaacaaattatttaatttttagaagttAGAATGTTGTATAAATGCTGTCATAAACTTAGGAAAATTTTTTTGCCACAGTTAAACATCCATGATCTTGATATGTTAAGGTTTCATAAATCACATCTGTCTTAATTTTGAagcctatacatttttaagagcatgataaaaaatgttataagtaaCTTCTATTTAATGCATTTACTAATATGGATTTTGTCTAAGTTATCTtatgtcaaaattatataactaatgcTTTTCTAAACTACAAaaacaatcataatttatttaaaacgtacaaaaggctatttttttagtaggaaaatattaaaatatttttaatcagtacattattttataaactttaatatgcaattgtttgttttttaggctagtactaaaaaaaatatgataaaagatggcttattagataaatatggTAAACCTAATGAAAATACTCCAGAAAATTGGAGACAAACATTCTACAAGGAtatgtaagttattaataCGTCGACTATTTATTTGCTTATTAAAtgcattgtattttgtatgttgTAGAATTGATAAAATGAAAACTGAAAATGAAAGTGAAGAAAATAGAAaagtaattgaaattaatatgttatttttaagttaaacagAATAGTATAGTACAACatgatatgatttttttattgaattaatatcattgaaagtgatatataatattgctttatatattacaatagatAAAAAAGTACCAATcctcaaaacattttattctagATATTAGTTTGttcatataattgttaatattttatttttatttttttgtcctAACTTACTAAGTAAATCACctgtttttatagtaaaatatctaCTTCAAATTTCCttgtgatatatattatgataatgatataattgtaCCTTGCTAACGTGTTGTATTTTTGACATGTTTAGAGAAAACGACAGAGTACACCTCCAGAAGATGCGTCTCCGGTAAAAgaagtaataaaacaaaaaaaagaaaagaaatcaaagaaagagaaaaaaattaaaaaagaaaacattacggaagaagaagaaaattgataattgaattaaatcgGACAACTAAAtgatgtatgaaaaaataagaatacacAGTTTTGATAAccattatttgttattcttcaaaaataaaaaaaaatttgaaagagAAATGTTGAGTTATAATCGAGTTTGTTAACGAAGAatgtataatagatttatacacaagacaatattgttatttaatttaatttgataactttttttatgcaattatactgaactttttttatatgttcttaattttccatttaatttaacttaaaatgttcctaaatataaattaacatcatCAGCTCattttgacaaattaaataaaaactaagaaaaccctatttcaaaatttgatgattttaattaaattatgaattttttcatttattttatctgatattctaatctatataatacatattaaacgcTGTTTGAAGAAATAGttttctaaactttaaataattcattattcatgTATTTTCCATACATAGTACCTACCTAGAACCTAGATATCGGGATTCACACTCAGAACATTGTGATAGCATAGGTTTATCGTGGATAAATACATTTAGCCATAGAGAATAGTAATAGTTTTACACTATTgcgaattatattgtaattattaatatacactaccgataacatttaaattatgtctaCAATATAGTCGACACAGCCACCCACTCTAGACTCAATAACAATAGTGTATTTTTAGCACTTACTGGTTTTGATTCTTACAACAGCTCCAGGCACTTCTGTCATTagttaaataggtacctattattgtatttaaattctcACTTTTGAAACTCATAAGCAGAgtatattttaacgtataaaGTAAGTGGCATGAATGCTGCCACCTTGTGGTTAATGAATGTGCCTTGTACCCCATGGCCGATGCCGTTCCGGgatgcataattattattatttccttatGACTTATAGTGTCACCtagtaaaaaattcttaaaatatgctCTGCTCATAAGTCATAGGCTCATAGCCCTATTTCTTATtggtttataagttataacagtaCATATATGCAATTGACAGaacttatatagtttttagttaagtgattatatacaattttattagaacttataaattataatattttcttaacaaTGTTAGCCTCGTTACATGAAAATAGTTATTCTCAGTTATGA
This genomic stretch from Rhopalosiphum maidis isolate BTI-1 chromosome 3, ASM367621v3, whole genome shotgun sequence harbors:
- the LOC113555729 gene encoding H/ACA ribonucleoprotein complex subunit DKC1 gives rise to the protein MDSTGTSPIVKKKKSRKSKGVLIDEKSLGEIQAEIPFFIKPSEKAATISSSNWPLLLKDFDNMNVRTNHYTPLPFGSNPLQREIREYVKAGYINLDKPSNPSSHEVVAWIKRILKVEKTGHSGTLDPKTSGVLVVCIERATRLVKSQQSSGKEYISVFKLHNPVESVLEIKKTLESLRGALFQRPPLIAAVKRQLRIRTIYENKLLDYDEEANVGVFWIKCEAGTYVRTLCVHMGLMLGTGGQMIELRRNRSGITSEEEGLATLHDVLDAQWMFENNKDESYLRRVVRPLEGILTNYKRVFVKDSAINAICYGAKIMLPGLLRYDDGIELNMEIVIVSTKGEAIALGVALMTTATISSCDHGIIAKIKRVLMDRDTYPRKWGLGPMASTKKNMIKDGLLDKYGKPNENTPENWRQTFYKDIIDKMKTENESEENRKRKRQSTPPEDASPVKEVIKQKKEKKSKKEKKIKKENITEEEEN